The following proteins are co-located in the Streptococcus downei MFe28 genome:
- a CDS encoding ABC transporter permease: MRLAIQNLKKHKKQYVSFGIMLFIAAFIINIALVLNSQSSDAYDKQFEKLNTADINILIPLAQDDDNLLNEIDNLKGVTLTERHEGLYSKATIHNFAGTNFEMNTVFYRITDKRDINLLNVSNTVKNSKGTIYIPEYVSKLGGFSVGDTITYSIGKQDYSFSVGGTVSEMEYGNYGTNLIGAYLPKKAYKTLASRHRSNLVAEYSVKLKNNANLDTVKKRISSLISDKKITLLTINNRKTTKQARSMISNLLIAIFVAIAFIIFLISLFLSSFRIRNHIENELINMGVLKATGYTSSNIIMSEIIPYILTAAFASIAGTLISYTVLPSIADFLATQSGFSFRPIFDWSAILLSTGTTITVTGICTYFCARKIRRLEPINAIRGIDYKRTTKNHFPLATSKFSVKFSLILKQIFASLGQNILLFILTFGIMTLLAFSGTLLYNVNFKSDNFLKTISDEMPSAIFTVSTQDDLRQLKSTLQNDDKVKEVLGYTSVSLNYANGAITSFVSEDFSRVNNNIVYQGKNPVKSDEIAVGSALSKQYKIGSKVKITNDDRSYNYTVTGYIQSINNQGIVCELTDAGYQKISKMTPKSLNVYLKKGATAKNLIKKYKKKFPNMTSTNYEQLLANSSKMYAGIVSSVTVIIFIIAALVILLVMYIIINALIITRKREFGIYKALGWSNRQLILQLAFSFTPIISIAAIFSAIIDLSLVPIMNNAVWGMLGANKNHFEVSLAVLLAFAFILICISFIVSVVLARPIRKINPYSLLKE, from the coding sequence ATGAGACTTGCTATTCAGAATCTTAAGAAACATAAAAAACAATATGTTTCTTTCGGAATTATGCTCTTTATTGCAGCATTTATCATCAATATTGCCCTTGTTCTTAATTCTCAAAGCTCAGATGCTTATGATAAGCAATTCGAAAAGCTCAATACCGCAGATATCAATATTCTTATTCCACTTGCGCAGGATGATGACAATCTGTTAAACGAAATAGACAATTTAAAGGGTGTCACTCTCACAGAAAGGCATGAAGGTCTGTATTCCAAAGCAACAATTCACAACTTTGCTGGAACAAACTTTGAAATGAACACTGTCTTTTATAGGATTACTGACAAAAGAGATATCAATCTGCTGAATGTATCCAATACTGTCAAAAATTCTAAAGGGACTATTTATATCCCAGAATACGTCTCAAAGTTGGGAGGATTTTCCGTTGGCGATACGATAACTTATTCTATTGGTAAGCAAGACTATTCCTTTTCTGTTGGCGGCACTGTTAGCGAAATGGAATATGGTAACTATGGTACAAATCTAATTGGCGCTTACCTGCCAAAGAAAGCTTATAAAACATTAGCTTCAAGACACAGATCTAACCTTGTTGCTGAATATTCCGTGAAATTAAAAAATAATGCTAATCTAGATACTGTTAAAAAACGTATCAGTTCACTGATTTCTGACAAAAAAATAACACTGCTTACTATCAATAATCGTAAAACCACCAAACAAGCGCGGTCTATGATTTCCAATCTTTTAATTGCTATCTTTGTTGCTATTGCGTTTATTATCTTTTTAATTAGCTTATTTCTAAGCAGTTTCCGAATTAGAAATCATATCGAAAATGAACTGATTAACATGGGCGTCTTAAAAGCCACGGGATATACCAGTTCAAATATTATCATGTCAGAAATCATTCCCTATATACTGACAGCAGCCTTTGCCAGCATAGCTGGAACTCTCATTTCTTATACTGTTCTGCCATCAATTGCTGATTTCTTAGCAACGCAATCAGGTTTTTCCTTTAGGCCCATTTTCGATTGGTCAGCTATTTTACTCAGCACAGGTACTACGATTACAGTCACCGGAATTTGCACCTATTTTTGTGCTAGAAAAATCCGCAGGCTAGAGCCAATTAATGCCATCAGAGGAATTGATTACAAGCGCACAACTAAAAATCATTTTCCATTGGCCACGTCTAAATTCAGTGTTAAGTTCTCACTTATATTGAAACAAATTTTTGCATCATTAGGGCAAAATATACTGCTTTTTATATTGACTTTTGGCATTATGACCTTGTTGGCCTTTTCTGGAACCTTGCTCTATAATGTCAATTTTAAATCTGACAATTTTTTAAAAACTATTTCAGATGAGATGCCATCTGCAATCTTTACCGTTAGCACCCAAGATGATTTACGACAGTTGAAAAGCACTCTCCAAAATGATGATAAGGTTAAAGAGGTTTTGGGCTATACTTCTGTTTCCTTAAATTATGCTAATGGTGCTATAACTTCTTTTGTGTCTGAAGACTTCTCACGTGTTAACAATAATATAGTGTATCAGGGGAAAAACCCCGTAAAAAGCGATGAGATTGCCGTTGGAAGTGCTCTGTCTAAGCAATATAAAATTGGTAGTAAAGTAAAAATTACCAATGATGATCGAAGTTATAACTATACTGTGACAGGCTATATTCAAAGTATAAACAACCAAGGAATAGTTTGTGAGCTAACTGATGCTGGGTATCAAAAAATCAGCAAAATGACGCCAAAAAGCCTTAATGTTTATCTGAAAAAAGGGGCAACGGCGAAAAATCTGATCAAAAAATACAAAAAGAAATTCCCGAACATGACATCAACTAACTATGAACAGCTCTTAGCCAATAGCAGCAAAATGTACGCTGGTATTGTTTCATCAGTCACTGTCATCATCTTCATTATTGCAGCTTTAGTTATATTGTTAGTGATGTACATCATTATCAATGCTTTAATCATTACTCGAAAACGGGAATTTGGTATTTATAAAGCCTTAGGTTGGTCAAATAGACAGCTCATTTTGCAATTAGCTTTTAGTTTCACTCCTATTATTTCAATAGCAGCAATCTTTTCTGCAATAATTGATCTTAGTCTGGTGCCGATAATGAATAATGCGGTTTGGGGCATGTTAGGAGCAAATAAGAATCATTTTGAGGTATCCTTGGCTGTCTTATTAGCTTTTGCCTTTATCCTTATTTGCATTAGTTTTATTGTCAGCGTTGTTCTTGCAAGACCAATAAGAAAAATCAACCCTTATTCTCTTTTGAAAGAATAA
- a CDS encoding TetR family transcriptional regulator — protein sequence MKKQDRRFKRTQKVIYNSFSNLLLEKDFTSITVNDISQQADINRSTFYLHFEDKYALFEAYLTSLLPIASEIHFTQTISQQELLCRGLGELYDYLETNDLFLKRLFNEENYPFTLKALRPALKNFFDNNQDVFSEKMAHSRAFTAHIRIANLVAMVEWYLAQNDYSRDRFIEETYELISKLDNFNT from the coding sequence ATGAAGAAACAAGACCGCCGTTTTAAACGAACTCAGAAAGTCATTTATAATAGTTTTTCAAACTTGCTCTTGGAAAAAGATTTTACAAGTATTACTGTTAATGATATCAGTCAACAGGCAGATATTAACCGCTCTACCTTTTATCTTCATTTTGAAGATAAATACGCACTTTTTGAAGCTTACCTGACTAGTTTATTGCCAATCGCTTCTGAGATTCACTTTACTCAGACGATTAGTCAACAAGAGCTGCTCTGTCGTGGTTTAGGTGAATTATATGATTATTTAGAAACGAATGATCTCTTTTTAAAGCGATTATTCAATGAAGAGAATTATCCTTTTACACTAAAAGCGCTCAGACCAGCGTTGAAAAATTTTTTTGATAACAACCAAGATGTTTTCTCTGAAAAGATGGCTCATTCGAGAGCATTCACCGCTCATATCAGAATAGCTAACTTAGTGGCTATGGTAGAGTGGTATTTAGCACAAAATGATTATAGCAGAGACCGATTTATCGAAGAGACTTATGAATTGATTTCAAAACTTGATAATTTCAACACCTAA
- a CDS encoding ABC transporter ATP-binding protein — protein MDKQTVISARHLKKCFGKGDSMQTIYSDLNIDIYKGDFTVIMGSSGAGKSTLMYSLSGMDKPDSGQIMFDGEDITHLTSDQLAKFRRKQCGFVFQQIYLMNQLSLMDNVITAGILTNKHRKEVVKRAEELFSLVNLPKQTQEKLPSLISGGEAQRAGIVRAVINTPNVLFADEPTGALNSANSKAVLDVFSSLHNRGQSIVMVTHDKESALRGNRIVYVKDGQISGECNLDDHTDSIKRKATFETFLLEMGW, from the coding sequence ATGGATAAACAAACCGTTATCTCAGCTCGACATTTAAAAAAATGTTTTGGAAAAGGCGATAGTATGCAAACAATCTATTCCGACTTAAACATTGATATCTATAAAGGTGATTTTACAGTTATTATGGGGTCCTCAGGAGCGGGTAAATCCACTCTAATGTACTCTCTTTCAGGAATGGATAAACCAGATTCCGGACAAATTATGTTTGATGGTGAGGATATAACACACTTGACAAGCGACCAGCTTGCTAAATTTCGAAGAAAGCAATGTGGTTTTGTCTTTCAGCAAATCTATTTAATGAATCAATTAAGTCTGATGGATAATGTCATTACGGCTGGAATACTGACAAATAAACACCGTAAAGAGGTTGTTAAAAGAGCCGAAGAACTCTTTTCGCTGGTTAATCTCCCTAAACAGACGCAAGAAAAGCTACCGTCTTTAATTTCAGGTGGTGAAGCACAGCGAGCCGGCATTGTTCGAGCAGTCATCAATACTCCCAATGTGCTGTTTGCGGATGAACCAACAGGTGCTTTAAATTCAGCCAATTCTAAGGCCGTACTTGATGTTTTTTCTTCACTGCACAATAGAGGTCAAAGTATTGTCATGGTTACACATGATAAAGAATCTGCTCTGCGCGGAAACCGTATTGTTTATGTAAAAGACGGTCAAATATCCGGTGAATGCAATCTTGATGACCACACTGACTCAATCAAGCGTAAAGCAACATTTGAAACATTTCTTTTAGAAATGGGGTGGTAA
- a CDS encoding helix-turn-helix transcriptional regulator, with protein sequence MTFEKVLKEYRKQLGLSQEKMAEKINVSRQAITKWESGAGMPDITNLKAISDLFQVSIDDLLLEKKVAVSQKDFLYESYTEYDIEGKKHFDIRLGTADHVVLRSVEGEKLQVRLVSNSIEDLAEVTKIKIDDIKGKIDVSLRRLSPLTESVAKEELTIFIDLPKKYLRDTELSVKCQELELIDSWSKNFELDGKVPRVIINGGEGQIELNSKLDMIVTVIAYKGDIAINQVSAASKIYIPADYSFAAVKKGLATKLSFEEDGNKTEDFSFQDSENHIEVNGIRNELTIVKDRHNN encoded by the coding sequence ATGACATTTGAGAAAGTGTTGAAAGAATATCGAAAACAACTAGGCTTATCACAGGAAAAGATGGCAGAGAAGATTAATGTATCTCGACAGGCTATTACTAAATGGGAATCTGGAGCTGGAATGCCTGACATTACAAATTTGAAAGCTATTTCTGACTTATTTCAGGTTTCGATTGATGATTTGCTTTTGGAAAAAAAAGTCGCGGTATCTCAGAAAGATTTTCTATATGAAAGTTATACAGAATACGATATTGAAGGTAAAAAACATTTTGACATTAGACTGGGAACTGCGGATCACGTTGTTCTAAGGTCTGTTGAGGGTGAAAAACTTCAGGTTCGCTTAGTCAGTAATAGCATAGAAGATTTAGCAGAAGTTACAAAAATTAAAATAGATGATATCAAGGGAAAAATTGATGTTAGTTTAAGAAGGCTCAGTCCTTTAACAGAATCTGTGGCCAAAGAAGAACTGACTATTTTTATTGATTTACCAAAAAAGTATCTTAGAGATACAGAACTTTCTGTAAAATGTCAAGAATTAGAACTCATTGATAGTTGGAGCAAAAACTTTGAATTAGATGGCAAGGTTCCTAGAGTCATTATTAATGGCGGTGAGGGACAAATCGAACTGAACAGTAAACTAGATATGATTGTAACAGTAATAGCATATAAGGGTGATATTGCTATCAATCAGGTATCTGCTGCCTCTAAAATTTATATTCCTGCAGATTACTCGTTCGCAGCCGTTAAGAAGGGATTGGCTACAAAACTGTCTTTTGAGGAAGATGGGAATAAGACAGAGGATTTTTCTTTTCAAGATTCAGAAAATCATATTGAAGTCAATGGTATCAGAAATGAACTGACTATCGTTAAAGATAGGCATAACAACTAA
- a CDS encoding macrolide family glycosyltransferase, whose product MKRIVFMGVPAFGHTNPTIALVKKLVEDGHQVRYYTITNFREILEAQGAEVICYDEKMDYVTVEHVNKPTHDQTNHFSILLSLVSEAIEDMIENYLDDIRNYQPHVIVGDSLAFWASIIADKLAIPCVSSNTHFAFNKHTPTMLSHLTWPDSLALLIQSPKIIKHYKKIKGLGYKTRHVTDLSLTREDIPVIVTTSQEFQPTGDTFGDNIFFTGPIIRDSLTTWSKKDRPLIYISLGTVNNQASAFYQNCFKALADKPFDVVLSVGVETDIESLGIIPSNITVTHKVDQIAILKEADVFLTHCGLNSTSEALYYEVPLLVFPQTDEQSIVANQVLTKGAGIKLKNTQPKTIATGIDILLNDNKYRAKASQIARTFKASGGVEKAEQVILDYCL is encoded by the coding sequence ATGAAACGAATTGTTTTTATGGGCGTTCCTGCATTTGGTCACACCAACCCTACGATTGCTCTAGTCAAAAAGCTCGTTGAAGACGGACACCAAGTCCGTTACTATACTATTACTAATTTCCGTGAAATTTTAGAGGCTCAGGGAGCGGAAGTTATCTGTTATGATGAAAAAATGGATTATGTAACAGTAGAGCATGTTAATAAACCTACTCATGACCAAACCAATCATTTTTCAATCTTACTTAGTTTGGTATCTGAGGCTATTGAGGATATGATAGAAAACTACTTGGATGACATCCGTAACTATCAGCCGCATGTTATTGTTGGAGATTCTCTTGCGTTCTGGGCCTCTATCATTGCTGACAAACTGGCAATTCCTTGTGTTTCATCTAATACACACTTTGCTTTTAATAAACACACCCCAACTATGCTATCTCATTTAACGTGGCCAGATAGCTTGGCACTGTTAATTCAGTCTCCTAAAATCATAAAGCACTATAAAAAGATTAAAGGCTTGGGTTACAAGACTCGACATGTAACTGATTTGAGTTTGACGAGAGAAGATATTCCGGTCATAGTCACAACTTCCCAAGAGTTTCAACCCACCGGAGATACATTCGGTGACAATATCTTCTTTACAGGTCCTATCATCCGTGATAGTTTAACAACTTGGTCTAAGAAAGATCGCCCTCTTATTTATATTTCCTTAGGAACGGTCAATAATCAAGCTAGTGCATTTTATCAGAACTGTTTCAAGGCTCTGGCTGATAAGCCTTTTGATGTAGTTTTATCAGTTGGTGTTGAAACTGATATTGAGTCATTAGGTATTATACCTTCTAATATCACGGTCACCCATAAGGTAGATCAAATCGCTATTTTAAAAGAAGCCGACGTTTTCCTGACCCATTGTGGGTTAAACAGCACCAGCGAGGCTCTTTATTATGAAGTTCCCCTCCTTGTTTTTCCCCAAACAGATGAGCAGTCCATTGTTGCTAATCAAGTGTTAACTAAGGGGGCTGGTATTAAACTGAAAAATACTCAACCTAAAACAATTGCGACAGGTATTGATATTCTATTAAACGACAATAAATATAGAGCAAAAGCCTCTCAAATTGCTCGGACCTTTAAAGCCAGCGGTGGGGTCGAAAAGGCTGAACAGGTGATTTTAGACTACTGTCTTTAA
- a CDS encoding DUF6790 family protein, whose product MFILVLIAAGFVTGFIHLIVIGGFGDLSTISYYLLLHQYVVTFGLLGIIGLITNIIKADENAQSLGWPGGPFQIKYGFSQLGLGIMGVLCIWFKEGFWLGTLINMYIYGVSGLWSHVAEMKRLGKTTKNDIGNIIIDIIYQIILTVLYIYASKIWH is encoded by the coding sequence ATGTTTATTTTAGTATTGATTGCAGCAGGATTTGTTACGGGTTTTATTCATCTGATTGTTATTGGCGGTTTTGGTGATCTATCAACTATTTCTTATTATTTATTGCTGCATCAGTATGTTGTAACTTTCGGATTATTGGGCATCATTGGTTTGATAACCAATATTATTAAAGCGGATGAAAATGCACAGAGTCTTGGCTGGCCAGGCGGACCGTTTCAAATTAAATATGGATTTTCTCAATTAGGCCTTGGGATTATGGGAGTTTTGTGTATTTGGTTTAAGGAAGGGTTTTGGCTAGGAACACTGATTAATATGTATATTTATGGGGTCAGCGGATTGTGGTCGCATGTGGCAGAGATGAAAAGATTGGGTAAAACAACTAAAAATGACATTGGCAATATTATCATTGATATCATTTATCAGATAATACTAACTGTTTTATACATTTATGCCAGTAAAATCTGGCACTGA
- a CDS encoding thioesterase II family protein produces the protein MKINVIVIPHAGGMASAYYKFKKYKPELFEFHFVELSGRGGRAREKLYNSFHEAVDDIYIQIKDIICEGPYILFGHSMGSWLTYELYYRILSEELPLPIYIFFSGNRSPFTKQDLSVINLDDQAFSEYIMKNHEAPKKIFKVKKLRKIFLPILRSDYEIMEKYQPALGREKMSVDISVLGGESDPLLSKGFYDWEKLTLGSCDSIKFEGKHFYIFEKMKEVTDYMADIIQKHIDV, from the coding sequence ATGAAGATAAATGTTATTGTCATTCCCCACGCAGGTGGAATGGCTTCAGCTTATTATAAATTTAAAAAATACAAACCCGAATTATTTGAATTTCATTTTGTTGAGCTATCCGGTAGAGGAGGAAGAGCTCGTGAAAAATTATATAACTCTTTTCACGAAGCTGTAGATGATATTTATATCCAAATAAAAGACATTATTTGTGAAGGACCTTATATTTTATTCGGGCACAGTATGGGCAGTTGGTTGACATATGAACTATATTATCGAATCCTTAGCGAAGAGCTGCCCCTTCCAATCTATATCTTTTTTTCAGGCAATCGTTCGCCTTTTACCAAGCAAGATTTAAGTGTTATTAATTTAGATGATCAGGCGTTTAGTGAATATATTATGAAAAATCACGAAGCACCCAAGAAAATATTTAAAGTCAAAAAATTAAGAAAAATCTTTTTGCCTATCTTACGATCAGATTATGAAATAATGGAAAAATATCAGCCAGCATTAGGTAGAGAAAAAATGAGTGTTGATATCTCTGTATTAGGCGGAGAATCAGACCCGTTGCTGAGTAAGGGATTCTATGATTGGGAGAAATTGACTTTGGGCAGTTGTGACAGTATAAAATTTGAAGGAAAACATTTTTATATTTTTGAAAAGATGAAAGAAGTGACTGATTACATGGCTGATATAATCCAAAAACATATAGATGTATGA